A stretch of the Negativicoccus succinicivorans genome encodes the following:
- a CDS encoding peptidoglycan DD-metalloendopeptidase family protein, producing the protein MKSFQTSDTVTWTMRKKWFYTLVAAEIIVLLAALAMIGWGYYQHWEVDRLREENQLHQRQVEIANQKLTELQTKMQRLDALDAEVRQMIQGSQSGAAPQGDGGTVARQPAVTQALTPGALLERITALSTRADQHLNSLVMLRQSLAEGIDLTPAYQPVLNDGATGDTPSIWPAQGYVSSSFGWRNDPFGDGIGFHEGVDIAGDYGAPIQATANGTVTAAGWAGGYGYMVEITHPGGIVTRYGHNSLIIAEVGDKVQTGTVISFMGSTGRSTGSHVHYEVRVNGVPVDPMLFLPTKK; encoded by the coding sequence ATGAAGTCATTCCAAACGTCCGACACCGTCACGTGGACTATGCGCAAAAAGTGGTTTTACACTTTGGTAGCAGCGGAAATCATCGTGCTGCTTGCCGCGTTAGCGATGATCGGTTGGGGCTATTACCAACATTGGGAAGTGGATCGGTTGCGCGAGGAAAATCAGCTGCATCAGCGGCAGGTGGAAATCGCGAACCAAAAACTGACGGAGCTGCAAACCAAAATGCAGCGTTTAGATGCGCTGGATGCGGAAGTGCGGCAGATGATCCAAGGCTCGCAGTCGGGAGCCGCGCCGCAAGGTGACGGCGGCACGGTAGCGCGTCAGCCGGCAGTGACGCAGGCGTTAACGCCGGGAGCGTTGCTGGAACGCATCACCGCGCTTTCCACGCGCGCCGACCAACATCTGAACTCGCTTGTGATGTTACGGCAATCGTTGGCGGAAGGGATTGACCTTACGCCGGCATATCAGCCCGTATTGAATGACGGTGCGACCGGCGATACGCCCTCGATTTGGCCGGCGCAGGGATATGTTTCCAGCAGTTTCGGTTGGCGCAACGATCCTTTCGGTGACGGCATCGGTTTTCATGAAGGGGTAGATATCGCCGGCGATTACGGCGCGCCGATACAGGCTACCGCGAACGGGACCGTCACCGCGGCGGGTTGGGCCGGCGGCTACGGCTATATGGTGGAAATTACGCACCCGGGCGGCATTGTCACGCGCTACGGACATAATTCGCTGATTATCGCCGAAGTCGGCGACAAGGTGCAGACGGGTACCGTAATTTCATTCATGGGCAGCACCGGGCGTAGCACCGGCAGTCACGTCCACTACGAGGTACGTGTTAACGGCGTGCCGGTTGATCCGATGTTGTTTTTACCGACAAAAAAGTAA